From one Micromonospora siamensis genomic stretch:
- a CDS encoding 2-dehydropantoate 2-reductase, with protein sequence MALRVTVVGAGGIGGYFGGRLAAAGHEVGFLARGAHLEALRGQGLTVHGPAGDVVLPPVPASDDPGDLGVADLVLLAVKTWQLDALVDRLDPLVGSGTAILTTQNGIDTPERVAERFGREAVLPGTAKVFANVEAPGHVRHVGGPGLLTYGEWDNRRSPRVERIRRALDRAGVPVDVPPDIWVELWSKFLFVVPFGTLGAATDATIGELRSRPDTRELLTTLMREIHAVARARGVALPDDIVGTTLDFVDQQPEQGRSSLQRDILAGRPSELEAWTGAVVRSGAATGVPTPAHDMFYEQLSARRLLGPGRG encoded by the coding sequence ATGGCTCTGCGGGTGACGGTGGTGGGCGCCGGAGGCATCGGCGGATACTTCGGTGGCAGGTTGGCCGCGGCCGGCCACGAGGTCGGCTTCCTGGCCCGCGGCGCGCACCTGGAGGCGCTGCGCGGGCAGGGCCTCACGGTGCACGGCCCGGCCGGCGACGTCGTACTCCCGCCGGTGCCGGCCTCCGACGACCCGGGCGACCTCGGGGTGGCGGATCTCGTGCTCCTCGCGGTGAAGACCTGGCAGCTGGACGCGCTCGTCGACCGGCTCGACCCCCTGGTCGGCTCCGGGACGGCGATCCTGACCACGCAGAACGGCATCGACACGCCGGAGCGGGTGGCGGAGCGGTTCGGCCGGGAGGCGGTGCTGCCCGGCACCGCGAAGGTCTTCGCGAACGTCGAGGCTCCCGGCCACGTGCGGCACGTCGGCGGGCCGGGCCTGCTGACGTACGGCGAGTGGGACAACCGGCGCAGCCCACGGGTGGAGCGCATCCGCCGCGCCCTCGACCGGGCGGGGGTGCCGGTGGACGTGCCGCCCGACATCTGGGTCGAGCTGTGGTCGAAGTTCCTGTTCGTGGTGCCGTTCGGCACGCTGGGCGCGGCGACCGACGCCACCATCGGCGAGCTGCGCTCCCGGCCCGACACCCGCGAGCTGCTCACCACGCTGATGCGGGAGATCCACGCCGTGGCCCGGGCCCGCGGCGTCGCGCTCCCGGACGACATCGTGGGGACCACGCTGGACTTCGTCGACCAGCAGCCGGAGCAGGGCCGTTCCTCGTTGCAACGGGACATCCTGGCGGGCCGACCGTCCGAGTTGGAGGCGTGGACCGGGGCGGTCGTCCGGTCGGGCGCCGCCACCGGGGTCCCCACGCCCGCGCACGACATGTTCTACGAGCAACTCTCCGCCCGGCGGCTCCTCGGGCCGGGGCGGGGCTGA
- a CDS encoding SRPBCC family protein, with protein MRYADHPTAECEVHIEADRDRVWDLVCDIQLPARFSPELRRVRPLDDTVPLTQGTRFEGHNHHPFLGEWRTISYVVELTVPSALAWAVVDADGRFGGGPPDPANPAATWRFDLTPDAGGTRLRHGVRIGPGRSGLSLAIDRSPEREEAIVRHRLAELRSGIQDTLDGIKRLAELG; from the coding sequence GTGCGCTACGCGGACCACCCCACCGCCGAGTGCGAGGTCCACATCGAGGCGGACCGGGACCGGGTGTGGGACCTGGTGTGTGACATCCAACTGCCCGCCCGGTTCAGTCCGGAACTGCGACGCGTACGACCGCTGGACGACACCGTCCCGCTGACTCAGGGCACCCGCTTCGAGGGACACAACCACCACCCCTTCCTGGGCGAGTGGCGAACCATCTCGTACGTCGTCGAGCTGACTGTCCCGAGCGCCCTGGCCTGGGCGGTGGTGGACGCGGACGGCCGGTTCGGTGGTGGCCCGCCCGACCCGGCGAACCCGGCGGCCACCTGGCGGTTCGACCTGACCCCGGACGCCGGCGGCACCCGGCTCCGCCACGGCGTACGGATCGGTCCGGGCCGGTCGGGCCTCAGCCTGGCGATCGACCGCTCGCCGGAGCGCGAGGAGGCGATCGTCCGGCACCGGCTCGCCGAACTGCGCTCCGGCATCCAGGACACCCTGGACGGGATCAAACGCCTCGCCGAACTGGGGTGA